From a region of the Streptomyces sp. NBC_00193 genome:
- a CDS encoding ABC transporter permease, whose product MSFWAYLSNRHQQLLTDAFQHASAVFQCMVIATALGVAIGVLTYRSGWAGNLAVTSTSTVLTIPSLAMIGLLIPIVGLGVAPTVIALTLYGLLPIVRNSIVGLRGVDPALVDAAKGIGMSRSAQLLKVELPLAWPPILTGIRVSTQMLMGIAAIAAYASGPGLGNEIFRGIASLGSANAINQVLAGTLGVVILALLFDAAYVLLGRLTIPRGIRV is encoded by the coding sequence GTGAGTTTCTGGGCCTACCTGTCCAACCGCCACCAGCAGCTCCTCACCGACGCCTTCCAGCACGCCAGCGCCGTCTTCCAGTGCATGGTGATCGCGACCGCCCTCGGCGTCGCCATCGGCGTCCTGACCTACCGCAGCGGCTGGGCCGGGAACCTCGCGGTCACCTCCACCTCCACGGTGCTGACCATCCCCTCCCTCGCCATGATCGGCCTGCTGATCCCGATCGTCGGCCTCGGCGTCGCGCCGACCGTGATCGCCCTGACGCTGTACGGGCTGCTGCCCATCGTCCGCAACTCCATCGTGGGACTGCGCGGGGTGGATCCCGCCCTGGTCGATGCCGCCAAGGGCATCGGGATGTCGCGCAGCGCCCAGCTGCTGAAGGTGGAGCTGCCGCTCGCCTGGCCGCCGATCCTGACCGGCATCCGGGTCTCCACGCAGATGCTGATGGGCATCGCGGCCATCGCCGCCTACGCCTCCGGGCCGGGCCTGGGCAACGAGATCTTCCGCGGGATCGCCTCGCTCGGCAGCGCCAACGCCATCAACCAGGTCCTGGCGGGGACGCTCGGCGTCGTCATCCTCGCCCTGCTCTTCGACGCCGCGTACGTCCTGCTCGGCCGTCTCACCATCCCGAGGGGAATCCGTGTCTGA
- a CDS encoding Lrp/AsnC family transcriptional regulator yields the protein MGIDELDGRLIVLLAREPRIGVLEVSRRLGVARGTAQARLDRLQSNGVIRGFGPQVDPAALGYPVTAFATLEIKQGQGADVRAHLDGVPEVLELHTTTGHGDMLCRLVARSNADLQRVIDRVVAFDGIVRASTAIVMENPVPLRIIPLVEQAAEDD from the coding sequence ATGGGAATCGACGAACTCGACGGCCGGCTCATCGTCCTGCTCGCCCGCGAGCCCCGGATAGGGGTCCTGGAGGTCTCGCGCCGGCTCGGCGTGGCGCGCGGCACCGCGCAGGCCCGGCTGGACAGGCTTCAGTCGAACGGAGTCATCCGCGGTTTCGGTCCCCAGGTGGATCCGGCGGCCCTGGGATACCCGGTGACGGCCTTCGCCACGCTGGAGATCAAACAGGGGCAAGGCGCGGACGTACGGGCCCACTTGGACGGGGTCCCGGAGGTGCTGGAGCTGCACACGACGACCGGGCACGGGGACATGCTGTGCCGGCTGGTGGCCCGCTCCAACGCGGATCTCCAGCGGGTGATCGACCGGGTTGTCGCGTTTGATGGCATCGTGAGGGCTTCGACGGCGATTGTCATGGAAAATCCCGTACCTCTGCGGATCATCCCCCTGGTCGAACAGGCGGCCGAGGACGACTGA